Proteins co-encoded in one Polluticoccus soli genomic window:
- a CDS encoding BlaI/MecI/CopY family transcriptional regulator produces the protein MTPHFKSLTKAEEEIMQILWQLEKAFIKDVVDALPEPKPHYNTVSTIVKILEDKGFVSHESLGKSNRYFPVVAKDDYSKRSMKQFVKRYFDGSFASMLSFFAKEKDISVKELEEILNELKKSSPKK, from the coding sequence ATGACTCCACATTTTAAGTCACTAACAAAGGCCGAAGAAGAAATAATGCAGATACTGTGGCAACTGGAAAAGGCGTTCATCAAAGATGTAGTGGATGCCCTTCCAGAACCGAAGCCGCATTATAATACCGTCAGCACAATAGTAAAGATACTTGAAGACAAAGGCTTTGTTAGTCACGAGTCGCTGGGAAAGTCGAATAGATATTTCCCCGTTGTGGCCAAAGACGACTACAGCAAGCGCTCGATGAAGCAATTCGTGAAGCGATACTTCGACGGATCATTCGCCAGTATGCTGTCGTTCTTTGCAAAAGAAAAAGACATCAGCGTAAAAGAGCTGGAGGAAATACTCAACGAGTTAAAAAAATCTTCACCTAAAAAATAA
- a CDS encoding Nramp family divalent metal transporter, which yields MKLATTDRSLSEVHSSIDPHKQRSPWRKMAAFFGPAYLVSVGYMDPGNWATDLAGGSQFGYRLLWVLLMSNIMALLLQSLSARLGIVQGKDLAQCNREVYPRKVNFVLYAMAEIAIAACDLAEVLGMAIGLNLLLGIPLIWGVLITFADTILLLYLQKLGMRKMEAFIIALVAIIGGCFLLEMFFAKPDFGEIAKGFVPSIPNNTALYIAIGIIGATVMPHNLYLHSALVQTRKINRDDASIKHAIKLNTVDSAVALNMALFVNAAILILAAAVFYTAGKQDVASLKDAHLLLAPMVGNTWASHLFAIALIAAGQSSTVTGTLAGQIVMEGYLRLRLNPWARRLITRMLAIVPAVLVILIMGEEMVDSMLVFSQVLLSMQLAFAVIPLIHFVSDSKRMGKFAIGPVTKTFAWLIAAVIVALNLKLVYESAVDWISLTDSILLQGLIVLGGIGLVALLLITTFYPFRLQKREASIDVHKQISMETLRTTVSEPFKRIALALDYSDKDERVIQYAIQLGDSNTQFVLIHVVESAQARMMEDEARDYETIKDSEHLQKYVNFFTERGYNAEGLLGFKHRVKEIARIIQEKDADLLIVGSHGHKKVSDWIFGETINSVRHMIKVPVFIAR from the coding sequence ATGAAATTAGCTACTACCGATAGATCTTTAAGTGAGGTCCACTCCTCTATCGACCCACATAAGCAACGCAGTCCATGGCGCAAAATGGCGGCCTTCTTTGGCCCCGCTTATTTAGTAAGTGTCGGCTATATGGACCCGGGCAACTGGGCTACCGACCTTGCCGGTGGCAGCCAGTTCGGTTACCGCCTACTCTGGGTGCTATTGATGAGTAATATAATGGCTCTGTTACTGCAATCACTCAGTGCACGCCTGGGCATTGTGCAGGGTAAAGACCTGGCCCAGTGCAACCGCGAGGTGTATCCACGTAAGGTCAACTTTGTATTATATGCAATGGCTGAAATAGCCATCGCCGCCTGCGACCTGGCCGAAGTGCTGGGTATGGCCATAGGTCTGAACCTGTTGCTGGGCATTCCTCTTATCTGGGGCGTGCTCATCACTTTCGCCGATACTATATTGTTACTCTACCTGCAAAAGCTGGGCATGCGCAAGATGGAGGCTTTTATTATTGCACTCGTAGCCATTATAGGGGGTTGTTTCCTACTCGAAATGTTTTTTGCCAAACCTGACTTCGGCGAGATTGCGAAAGGCTTTGTTCCCTCTATACCCAATAATACTGCTTTATATATTGCCATTGGTATCATCGGCGCCACCGTGATGCCACACAATCTTTACCTCCACTCTGCCCTTGTGCAAACCCGCAAGATCAACCGCGACGATGCTTCAATCAAACACGCGATCAAACTAAATACTGTGGATAGCGCCGTAGCGTTAAACATGGCGCTATTCGTCAACGCCGCTATTCTAATACTTGCGGCCGCTGTATTTTATACCGCAGGCAAACAGGATGTAGCATCTCTTAAAGACGCACATTTGTTATTAGCTCCAATGGTGGGCAATACCTGGGCTTCTCATCTGTTTGCAATAGCGCTAATAGCTGCAGGCCAGAGTTCCACAGTTACTGGTACACTGGCTGGTCAGATCGTAATGGAAGGTTACCTGCGACTGCGCCTGAACCCCTGGGCACGGAGGCTGATTACCCGCATGCTGGCCATTGTTCCTGCTGTGCTGGTCATACTTATTATGGGCGAAGAGATGGTAGACAGTATGCTGGTGTTTAGCCAGGTGCTGCTCAGTATGCAGCTGGCATTTGCTGTTATACCACTCATACATTTTGTGAGCGACAGCAAGCGCATGGGTAAGTTCGCTATCGGGCCGGTAACGAAAACATTCGCATGGCTGATCGCTGCGGTAATAGTAGCACTCAACCTGAAGTTGGTGTATGAGTCGGCTGTAGACTGGATATCGTTGACAGATAGTATCTTGTTACAGGGGCTCATTGTGCTTGGCGGCATAGGTTTGGTGGCGCTATTACTCATCACCACCTTCTATCCCTTCCGTTTGCAGAAACGTGAGGCAAGCATCGATGTACACAAACAGATATCAATGGAAACACTCCGCACTACGGTATCAGAACCTTTTAAACGCATAGCACTTGCGCTGGACTATAGCGACAAGGACGAGCGTGTGATACAATACGCGATACAGCTGGGTGATAGTAACACGCAATTCGTTTTGATACATGTAGTAGAAAGCGCACAGGCCCGTATGATGGAAGACGAGGCGCGTGACTATGAGACGATCAAAGACTCTGAACACCTCCAGAAATACGTCAACTTCTTTACCGAGCGTGGCTACAATGCTGAAGGGTTACTGGGCTTTAAACACCGTGTAAAAGAAATAGCACGCATCATCCAGGAAAAAGATGCAGACCTGCTAATAGTAGGTAGCCACGGTCACAAAAAAGTCAGCGATTGGATATTTGGAGAGACCATTAACTCGGTTCGTCACATGATCAAGGTGCCGGTATTTATTGCTCGCTAA
- the murQ gene encoding N-acetylmuramic acid 6-phosphate etherase, with amino-acid sequence MADFIKYTEQPSNHRDLEHKTIAELLTAINGEDETVPFAVEKALPQIERLTEAASEQMLSGGRLFYIGAGTSGRLGIVDASECPPTFGVPPGLVIGIIAGGHEAILQAVEFAEDDTEQGWKDLQEHKINEHDVVIGLAASGTTPYVIGALEKCRENGIPTGCIVCNPGSPVAQLADYPVEVVVGPEFVTGSTRMKSGTAQKLVLNMISTTVMIQLGRVEDNKMVNMQLTNDKLVDRGVKMVMERLKMKDYEKAKDLLLKYGSVKKAIEMREK; translated from the coding sequence ATGGCAGACTTTATAAAGTATACCGAGCAGCCATCCAACCATAGAGACCTGGAACACAAGACGATAGCAGAGCTTTTGACTGCTATCAATGGAGAAGACGAGACGGTTCCCTTTGCTGTAGAGAAAGCCCTTCCACAAATAGAAAGGTTGACCGAAGCCGCAAGTGAGCAGATGCTATCGGGCGGACGGTTGTTCTATATTGGTGCGGGTACCAGTGGCCGGCTAGGCATAGTAGACGCAAGCGAATGTCCTCCCACTTTTGGCGTCCCACCGGGGCTGGTCATCGGCATCATAGCCGGCGGACATGAAGCCATACTACAGGCCGTGGAATTTGCAGAAGATGATACAGAACAGGGCTGGAAAGACTTGCAGGAACATAAGATCAACGAACACGACGTAGTAATTGGCTTGGCGGCAAGTGGCACTACTCCTTACGTAATTGGCGCCCTCGAAAAATGCAGGGAGAACGGCATACCTACTGGCTGCATAGTGTGCAATCCCGGCAGCCCGGTAGCGCAGCTAGCCGACTACCCGGTTGAAGTGGTCGTTGGTCCTGAATTTGTGACGGGTAGCACCCGCATGAAAAGTGGTACAGCTCAAAAGCTGGTGCTGAACATGATATCTACCACCGTGATGATACAGCTGGGCCGGGTGGAAGACAACAAAATGGTGAATATGCAGCTGACCAACGACAAACTGGTAGACCGTGGTGTGAAGATGGTGATGGAGCGGTTAAAGATGAAAGATTACGAAAAAGCCAAAGACCTGCTACTGAAATATGGCAGCGTAAAAAAAGCCATCGAAATGCGTGAAAAATAA
- a CDS encoding glycoside hydrolase family 5 protein, whose protein sequence is MRTRLLRGILLAAIFSYSHAHAIAQQKGEIIYRNNFDNRVEMGGWDGKYKLVTKDGNSALRVTSNHKLSVNLPVEKAKGATLLVKTRLKAENVSQPKKPWNGIKLMLHSVLPWTDERPQATLPSGSFDWTEQSMLVNISPSTDTLSLITGLESVKGRIWYDYIEISIQEPAQQLQLAPKTTNTGTGNQTKLRGMMINTFATADDLRTLASWGANHVRWQLTWGGFPASGADTASITSYNQWLGTALHHIDTLLPLCRQLGIKVLIDIHSVPGGRVDGSIHRILREKEWQQALRDVWKQIATRYKDNTVVWGYDLVNEPIEGIVPAGLMNWQQLAEVVAGDIRTVDTTHIIVVEAAPAGNPESLEHFKPISVSNVVYSFHMYHPMAFTHQGVNDTSEHVLYPGIIQGKKWNKATLEKLLQGVRDWQNTYNVPIYVGEFSAIRWAPSESAFYYLRDCIDIFEEFGWDWAYHAFREFHGWSVEHDTNRYNRAPSPTPTQRQRLFMQAFDRNRLPARTRTY, encoded by the coding sequence ATGCGCACTCGTCTCCTCCGCGGCATTTTGTTAGCCGCTATATTTTCTTACAGCCATGCCCATGCTATCGCCCAGCAAAAGGGGGAGATCATTTACCGCAACAATTTTGACAATCGTGTAGAAATGGGCGGTTGGGATGGTAAATATAAGCTGGTAACAAAGGACGGTAACAGTGCGTTGCGCGTTACATCCAATCATAAACTTTCGGTCAACTTACCCGTAGAAAAAGCGAAAGGAGCAACACTGCTGGTAAAAACGCGGCTAAAAGCAGAAAATGTGTCGCAGCCTAAAAAGCCATGGAATGGTATAAAACTAATGCTGCATAGTGTGTTGCCATGGACCGACGAACGCCCGCAGGCAACCCTTCCATCAGGTTCTTTTGACTGGACAGAGCAATCTATGCTTGTCAACATCTCACCCAGTACAGATACACTAAGCCTGATCACGGGACTGGAAAGCGTAAAGGGCCGTATCTGGTACGACTACATTGAGATCAGCATCCAAGAGCCGGCACAACAGTTGCAGCTCGCTCCGAAAACCACGAACACAGGCACCGGCAACCAAACCAAGTTGCGCGGAATGATGATCAACACCTTTGCTACTGCCGACGACCTCCGCACGCTCGCATCATGGGGTGCGAACCATGTGCGCTGGCAGTTGACCTGGGGAGGATTCCCCGCATCGGGTGCAGACACTGCAAGCATTACATCGTATAACCAATGGCTTGGCACAGCCTTACACCATATTGATACGCTGCTCCCCTTGTGTCGGCAACTTGGCATAAAGGTGCTGATCGATATTCATTCGGTACCCGGTGGGCGCGTTGATGGATCTATTCACCGCATTCTCAGGGAAAAGGAATGGCAGCAAGCGTTGCGCGATGTTTGGAAGCAGATAGCTACCCGATACAAAGACAACACCGTAGTTTGGGGTTATGATCTGGTAAACGAACCAATAGAAGGCATAGTACCCGCTGGCCTGATGAATTGGCAGCAACTGGCCGAAGTTGTGGCCGGGGACATACGAACAGTCGACACAACTCACATTATCGTAGTAGAGGCCGCTCCTGCAGGTAACCCAGAAAGCCTTGAACACTTCAAACCGATCTCTGTTTCAAATGTTGTCTACAGCTTTCACATGTATCACCCTATGGCGTTTACCCACCAGGGAGTTAATGACACCAGCGAGCACGTTCTCTATCCCGGTATTATACAAGGCAAGAAATGGAACAAAGCAACACTTGAAAAATTGCTGCAGGGTGTTCGCGACTGGCAAAACACCTATAATGTTCCGATCTATGTAGGCGAGTTCAGCGCCATCCGTTGGGCACCGTCGGAAAGTGCATTTTATTACTTGCGTGATTGCATAGATATTTTTGAGGAGTTTGGCTGGGACTGGGCTTACCACGCCTTTCGCGAATTTCATGGCTGGAGTGTAGAACACGACACCAACCGGTATAACCGGGCACCAAGCCCCACCCCTACCCAGCGTCAGCGCCTGTTCATGCAGGCATTCGACAGAAACAGGTTGCCGGCTCGCACAAGAACATATTAA
- a CDS encoding MBL fold metallo-hydrolase, giving the protein MALYIASLNSGSNGNCYYIGNHKDAVLIDAGLSCRETEKRMKQVGLSMSKVRAIFISHEHSDHIKGVTLLSKKYNLPVYITTRTMQYGRLFVDERLAKTFIAFEPVRVNNINVTAFPKEHDAIEPHSFIVDYAGIIIGVFTDIGIPCDNLARHFQKCHAAFLEANYDTTMLELGKYPIHLKNRIRGGKGHLSNNQALQFFREYKPAHMSHLLLSHLSQDNNSPELVKELFETHANGVRVIIASRYQPSEVFLIENPLAPKYEEPKKEEPVQASLFG; this is encoded by the coding sequence ATGGCGCTCTATATAGCTTCTTTGAATTCGGGCAGTAACGGTAATTGCTATTATATCGGCAACCATAAGGACGCGGTGTTGATAGACGCCGGCCTCTCGTGTCGTGAAACGGAAAAGCGCATGAAGCAGGTTGGCCTATCCATGAGCAAAGTACGGGCCATCTTTATCTCGCACGAGCACTCAGATCATATAAAAGGAGTCACACTACTATCAAAAAAGTATAACCTGCCCGTGTACATCACAACACGGACCATGCAGTACGGACGACTCTTTGTGGACGAACGCCTTGCGAAGACCTTTATAGCATTTGAGCCTGTGCGTGTAAACAACATAAACGTCACAGCCTTTCCAAAAGAACACGATGCCATAGAACCGCATAGCTTCATAGTTGACTATGCCGGAATAATTATAGGCGTCTTCACCGACATAGGCATACCCTGCGATAACCTGGCGCGCCATTTCCAGAAATGCCATGCGGCTTTCCTGGAAGCCAATTATGATACGACTATGCTGGAACTGGGCAAATATCCCATTCACCTGAAGAACCGCATACGTGGCGGCAAAGGGCACTTGTCCAACAACCAGGCGCTACAGTTTTTCCGCGAGTACAAGCCGGCGCATATGAGCCATTTACTTCTGTCACATTTGTCGCAGGATAATAACTCGCCCGAGCTGGTAAAGGAATTGTTTGAAACACATGCCAACGGTGTGCGGGTGATTATCGCATCGAGATATCAACCCTCCGAAGTATTCCTGATAGAAAATCCGCTAGCGCCTAAATATGAAGAACCGAAGAAAGAAGAGCCTGTACAGGCCTCATTATTCGGATAA
- a CDS encoding vWA domain-containing protein, producing the protein MSKNTAIRIVILLLATLIINKSVLAQAAPGERHRILIIMNGSQKMLDTWSANENNYQVSSRIISSLIDSLYQINDEVEFGLRVYGHQQSFRERDCYDSKREVMFSRDTRAQMKLRLTDIKPKGAAPLSFAISEANSYDISTADQYIYSVIFVTDGSVDCSADACAKMKELRKKLKFTPYVLQVNTNEQFRNDYNCLGEFLTIKNEENIKYAIGHIVQAYRKILPPKRPETASTRKQQSKPAFEPLGTTKPKTNPTPPVTAKKDTASYDTLKTGRVATAPPVQAVLISKNSRIKAEPENKNGYAILMNISRIPHIAIYQDGAPDSSPTKDIFPVGLDVQKVELKPGYYKLVYMLYGYQLGLNFTVEQGKETEVWLAR; encoded by the coding sequence ATGAGCAAGAACACTGCAATACGGATTGTGATACTATTATTGGCAACGCTGATAATAAACAAGTCTGTGCTGGCACAAGCCGCACCAGGCGAGCGACACCGCATACTCATTATCATGAACGGGTCGCAAAAGATGCTCGATACATGGTCGGCCAATGAAAACAACTACCAGGTATCGTCGCGCATCATCTCTTCGCTGATAGATAGCTTGTACCAGATAAATGACGAAGTGGAATTTGGCCTGCGAGTATATGGACACCAGCAAAGCTTCCGCGAGCGCGATTGCTATGACTCGAAACGCGAGGTAATGTTTAGCCGCGACACAAGAGCACAGATGAAACTAAGACTGACGGACATTAAGCCCAAAGGCGCCGCTCCGCTTAGCTTTGCTATTAGCGAGGCCAATAGTTACGACATCTCAACAGCCGACCAATACATCTACAGCGTGATCTTTGTAACCGATGGAAGTGTTGACTGCAGCGCCGACGCCTGTGCCAAAATGAAAGAACTGCGCAAGAAACTAAAGTTCACACCTTACGTACTGCAGGTAAACACAAACGAGCAATTCAGAAATGACTACAACTGCCTCGGGGAATTTTTGACTATAAAAAACGAGGAGAATATCAAGTATGCTATTGGTCACATCGTTCAAGCATACCGAAAGATCCTGCCGCCCAAACGACCCGAAACGGCAAGCACAAGGAAACAGCAATCGAAACCCGCATTCGAGCCGCTAGGCACAACAAAACCAAAGACAAACCCAACACCACCAGTAACGGCAAAAAAAGATACTGCGTCGTACGATACACTGAAAACAGGCCGCGTTGCCACAGCCCCACCCGTACAGGCTGTGCTCATTAGCAAAAACTCGAGAATAAAGGCAGAACCAGAGAATAAAAATGGCTATGCGATTTTGATGAACATAAGTCGCATACCCCACATTGCCATTTATCAAGACGGCGCACCCGATAGCAGTCCCACGAAAGACATTTTCCCGGTAGGCCTTGATGTGCAAAAAGTAGAACTCAAACCCGGCTACTACAAGCTTGTCTACATGCTATACGGTTACCAGCTTGGTCTCAACTTCACTGTAGAGCAAGGAAAAGAAACTGAAGTGTGGTTGGCTCGGTAG
- a CDS encoding nucleotidyltransferase family protein encodes MIPISEIAKRYNAEMALLVLIGRAGFKKSALDEVVTHISQSSIDWHLFEKIVVAHKLRPLVYRILLRISDHVAPDYIERLRSDVLKIAAGNLMKLDELMKLHAVLNDSRVVNIPYKGLLLSRLLYDDFVTRETGDIDFLINARDFRTAKEVLLASGYIPASFFDAQFEDRFVKTESELLLTRQTPLGIMKVELHWEVTHRMLDAPIDVMRLFDRSKRHSISSKEVCELNVEDHLMIVLVHHGVNDVWRVLRHVTDLAAFAEADGQLIASPEIKKLLKQAGIRRTSAIGLQLCHSLFGVGSETSERETPEYNAVLSRLLTFPVLKKRKLSAENVRQQFLLRDSLRARLRLGWCYLREGFTPNMRDVATLRLPDHLHFLYYLLKPFLFLVRKK; translated from the coding sequence ATGATCCCGATCTCCGAAATAGCAAAACGTTATAATGCAGAAATGGCATTGTTGGTGTTGATTGGCAGGGCCGGATTTAAGAAAAGTGCACTGGATGAGGTTGTGACACACATATCGCAGTCGTCAATAGATTGGCACCTGTTTGAGAAAATTGTCGTAGCGCATAAGCTACGCCCTCTTGTCTATCGCATCTTGTTAAGAATTTCAGATCACGTTGCCCCTGATTATATAGAGAGGCTGAGAAGCGATGTATTAAAGATCGCCGCGGGTAACCTGATGAAGCTGGATGAGTTGATGAAGCTTCATGCTGTACTTAATGATAGTCGTGTTGTAAATATTCCATATAAGGGCTTGTTGCTTAGCAGGCTGCTTTACGATGATTTTGTGACGCGAGAAACAGGCGATATTGATTTTCTTATTAATGCGCGAGATTTTAGGACTGCAAAAGAAGTCCTGTTGGCGAGTGGTTATATTCCTGCCAGCTTTTTCGATGCGCAGTTTGAAGATAGGTTCGTAAAGACAGAGAGTGAGTTGCTGCTGACAAGGCAAACTCCGCTGGGTATAATGAAGGTTGAATTACATTGGGAAGTTACTCATCGTATGCTGGATGCGCCGATTGATGTGATGCGATTGTTTGACAGATCTAAGCGGCATTCAATTTCGAGCAAAGAAGTTTGCGAGTTGAATGTAGAGGACCATTTGATGATTGTGCTGGTACACCATGGAGTCAACGATGTTTGGCGGGTATTGCGACATGTAACCGACCTGGCTGCTTTTGCAGAGGCCGACGGTCAACTGATTGCTTCTCCGGAAATAAAAAAGCTACTAAAACAGGCAGGAATACGAAGAACATCAGCCATTGGGTTGCAACTTTGCCACAGTCTGTTTGGTGTCGGTTCAGAAACAAGTGAGCGCGAAACACCTGAATACAATGCAGTCCTGAGTCGCCTCCTTACTTTCCCCGTCTTAAAAAAGCGGAAATTGTCAGCGGAAAATGTCCGCCAGCAGTTCCTTTTAAGGGATAGTCTAAGAGCCAGGCTGCGCCTGGGCTGGTGTTATTTACGCGAGGGGTTTACACCAAACATGCGTGATGTTGCAACCTTGCGCTTGCCGGATCATTTACATTTTTTGTATTATCTCCTGAAACCTTTCTTGTTCCTGGTGAGAAAGAAATAG
- a CDS encoding ABC transporter ATP-binding protein: MFQSIYERKQKIWNFLSDSFKGFVLIWNSAKRLTIVNLLLFVLQAVIPLFSFIVLKALIDRIITSGNVAWDWAGNYLLAFGGLQLASIVISQLSSYYMVLQQQVISDDIAAKVLHKAVELDLENYENPSFYDELHMVQQQSLYKPAQLMATSQAIIQSLITIVLFGGFLTMVHWSIPVLLILLSIPLAVSKILHGYRQYLLEKTTMPVYRKAVNLFQSLTTDNYAKEVRVFNYGPEFIRQFLHLNLFIFNKKRQLHYQFLKRGILIQSVEIVFTVFIYYILISSVLTGAITIGGLVVYFQVFQRLQGSINSLFQSGIALFQNQLYIRQILNYLAVRPATRMKKGNRSMPLLAKGIQINALDFTYPGTEGRVLHDVNMQLRPGQITAIVGENGSGKSTLIKLLCQLYAIEDGRMLVDGVDINMINAEELRSSTTAIFQDFGRYYLTVEENIALGEEHRLEDRMKEAAVRSGADGFIASLPDGFKTVLGRVFKRGAQLSGGQWQKLALARGFYKNSEIIILDEPTSAMDPIAEYTVFQQLKKDIGNKIVILITHRLYSLKIADHIYVMENGTIVEDGTFSELLKKDGKFSAIYEKQAI, from the coding sequence ATGTTTCAAAGCATATACGAACGGAAGCAAAAGATCTGGAACTTTTTATCAGATAGTTTTAAAGGCTTCGTGCTTATTTGGAATTCAGCCAAACGTCTCACGATCGTCAATCTCCTGTTGTTTGTTTTGCAGGCTGTCATTCCTCTGTTTTCGTTTATTGTGCTCAAGGCACTGATAGATCGTATCATTACTTCGGGGAATGTGGCGTGGGATTGGGCCGGCAATTATCTTTTAGCGTTTGGCGGATTGCAGCTTGCTAGTATTGTCATTTCGCAATTGTCTAGCTACTACATGGTATTGCAGCAACAAGTGATCTCGGATGACATTGCAGCAAAAGTGCTGCATAAGGCCGTAGAACTGGATCTTGAAAATTATGAGAATCCATCGTTCTATGACGAGTTGCATATGGTTCAACAGCAGTCTTTATATAAGCCTGCTCAGCTTATGGCCACCAGTCAGGCTATTATTCAAAGCCTGATCACGATCGTGCTGTTTGGTGGTTTTTTGACCATGGTGCATTGGAGCATTCCAGTGTTGTTGATCCTGTTAAGCATTCCACTGGCAGTAAGTAAAATATTGCATGGATATCGGCAATATTTGTTGGAAAAAACGACGATGCCGGTATATCGCAAAGCAGTGAACTTGTTTCAGAGCCTTACAACCGACAACTATGCAAAAGAGGTACGTGTTTTTAATTATGGACCGGAATTCATCCGGCAGTTTCTTCATCTGAATCTTTTCATCTTTAATAAAAAGAGGCAACTACACTACCAGTTTCTGAAGCGTGGTATATTAATACAATCTGTAGAGATCGTCTTTACCGTTTTTATATACTATATTCTTATTTCGAGTGTGTTAACTGGCGCGATCACCATTGGTGGGCTGGTTGTGTATTTCCAGGTGTTTCAGCGGCTCCAGGGATCTATTAACAGCCTGTTTCAATCTGGCATTGCACTGTTTCAAAACCAATTGTATATCCGCCAGATACTCAATTACCTTGCGGTGCGCCCAGCAACCAGAATGAAAAAAGGTAACCGGTCAATGCCACTGTTAGCAAAAGGCATTCAAATTAACGCGCTGGATTTTACCTATCCGGGTACAGAGGGCCGGGTGTTGCACGATGTGAACATGCAATTACGACCGGGCCAAATAACGGCAATAGTTGGTGAGAACGGCTCAGGCAAATCCACGTTGATCAAATTGCTGTGCCAGCTATATGCAATTGAAGATGGACGCATGCTTGTAGACGGCGTTGATATTAATATGATCAATGCCGAGGAACTGCGCAGCAGCACCACGGCAATTTTTCAGGATTTTGGGCGGTATTATCTCACCGTGGAAGAAAACATTGCACTTGGAGAGGAGCACCGCTTAGAAGATAGAATGAAGGAAGCTGCTGTACGATCTGGTGCAGATGGTTTCATCGCATCGCTTCCAGATGGATTCAAGACAGTTCTTGGGCGTGTATTCAAACGTGGGGCGCAATTGAGTGGAGGTCAGTGGCAGAAGCTGGCACTAGCGCGTGGCTTTTATAAGAATAGCGAGATCATTATTCTGGATGAACCGACCAGTGCAATGGATCCGATTGCGGAGTATACCGTATTTCAACAGTTGAAAAAGGACATCGGTAACAAGATCGTTATACTGATCACCCACAGGCTTTACAGCCTCAAGATAGCAGATCATATCTATGTAATGGAAAATGGCACCATTGTAGAGGATGGAACGTTTAGCGAATTACTTAAAAAGGATGGTAAGTTTTCTGCCATCTACGAGAAGCAAGCTATATGA
- a CDS encoding lasso peptide biosynthesis B2 protein: MRFNAISKYRRLSLQEKVLLTEVVLILLIAKLLILFVPFKKLAPYFGALNSEGLGHITETDATTVAMVRKMIVVGATKVPWKSVCLDRALTAMIMLNRRRIPNTLCLGVRFNVGKSKLDAHAWIRCNNEIFIGGARSKYYNVVAFFSKY; encoded by the coding sequence ATGAGATTTAACGCGATCAGCAAATACAGGCGACTGTCGCTACAGGAGAAAGTTCTTCTGACTGAGGTCGTTTTGATATTGCTTATCGCAAAGCTGCTTATCCTGTTTGTGCCTTTTAAAAAATTAGCTCCATATTTCGGTGCCTTGAATAGCGAGGGCCTTGGTCATATAACGGAGACGGATGCCACAACAGTTGCCATGGTGCGAAAGATGATCGTGGTTGGAGCTACAAAAGTGCCATGGAAAAGTGTCTGTCTTGACCGGGCATTGACTGCAATGATCATGCTGAATAGGCGTCGCATTCCGAATACTCTGTGCCTGGGAGTAAGGTTCAACGTTGGTAAAAGCAAACTCGATGCCCATGCCTGGATAAGGTGTAACAACGAAATTTTCATTGGTGGCGCACGAAGCAAATACTATAACGTCGTGGCTTTTTTCTCAAAGTATTAA